A genome region from Oenanthe melanoleuca isolate GR-GAL-2019-014 chromosome 2, OMel1.0, whole genome shotgun sequence includes the following:
- the CRH gene encoding corticoliberin, translated as MKIPLLVSTGILLVALLPCQECRALSKSPAPAPGALHQPDFFQQQQQQQQHQQTLPVLLRMGEEYFLRLGNLHKRPAGSFSASSSSTNHLQPEASASNFFRAAVQQLQQLPERSPGNREDGEAEGEAVEREKRSEEPPISLDLTFHLLREVLEMARAEQLAQQAHSNRKLMEIIGK; from the coding sequence ATGAAGATCCCGCTGCTGGTCTCCACGGGAATCCTGCTGGTcgccctcctgccctgccaggagtgcagagctctcagcaagAGCCCGGCACCCgcccctggggctctgcaccAGCCAGatttcttccagcagcagcagcaacagcagcagcatcagcaaaCTCTGCCCGTCCTGCTCCGCATGGGAGAAGAGTATTTCCTGCGCCTGGGCAACCTCCACAAGAGACCCGCTGGCTCTTTCTCcgcctcctccagcagcaccaaccACCTACAGCCCGAAGCCTCCGCCAGCAACTTTTTCCGGGCGGCGGTtcaacagctgcagcagctgcccgAGCGCTCGCCGGGGAATCGAGAGGACGGCGAAGCCGAGGGTGAGGCCGTGGAGAGGGAGAAGCGATCCGAGGAGCCCCCTATTTCTCTGGATCTGACTTTCCACCTCCTGCGAGAAGTCTTGGAGATGGCCCGAGCCGAGCAGCTAGCGCAGCAAGCTCACAGCAACAGGAAACTGATGGAGATTATCGGGAAGTGA